One Megalopta genalis isolate 19385.01 chromosome 5, iyMegGena1_principal, whole genome shotgun sequence DNA window includes the following coding sequences:
- the LOC117226908 gene encoding uncharacterized protein LOC117226908 isoform X1 encodes MGHWPPHLHPCIPGYLCWTSSPGRCSSLAHLLSPASILLLYPRRALAPGLCVSLSFSLSVCLYVCLSDCLSPFLPLYLSPFIPSRSTALRWTDSRHPHLLDRLTGSTYPSGSWTGKQTSHRRDAWEDTLRLIGEDRRRRDRRHWGMQRGRAGSYVAAKAEAPRDLLFFVQGYMRSRTSLGTGRSMISHCVTDQLIIGRYGMDDCSRSKKMRNGIGVGRITAED; translated from the exons ATGGGACACTGGCCGCCTCACCTGCATCCCTGCATCCCTGGTTACCTCTGCTGGACCTCGTCGCCCGGACGTTGCTCCTCACTCGCTCACTTGCTCTCGCCCGCCTCGATTCTCCTACTCTATCCCCGACGAGCTTTAGCTCCCGGTCTCtgtgtttctctctctttctctctgtctgtctgtctgtatgtctgtctgtctgactgtctctctcccttcctccctctctatctctctcccttTATTCCGTCTCGCTCGACAGCGTTACGCTGGACCGACTCGAGGCACCCAC ATCTCCTGGATCGTCTAACTGGATCTACTTATCCCAGCGGATCGTGGACCGGCAAGCAGACCTCCCACCGACGCGACGCATGGGAAGACACGCTCCGCTTGATCGGAGAAGATAGACGGAGACGGGATAGGAGACACTGGGGTATGCAGCGAGGACGAG CCGGATCGTACGTAGCAGCCAAAGCTGAAGCGCCAAGGGATCTACTCTTCTTCGTCCAAGGATATATGCGAAGTCGGACAAGCCTTGGTACGGGTCGCTCGATGATCAGCCATTGTGTTACGGATCAATTAATTATTGGACGATACGGTATGG ACGACTGCAGCAGGTCCAAGAAGATGAGGAATGGAATCGGTGTTGGTCGGATTACCGCTGAGGACTAG